A region from the Drosophila bipectinata strain 14024-0381.07 chromosome 3R, DbipHiC1v2, whole genome shotgun sequence genome encodes:
- the LOC108128853 gene encoding uncharacterized protein, producing MAASSSIMETVAILALLLGLFIRSGYCIDCFKCVSYNGANKACDDPFHNNYSTAILESPCMGGRKGRDGLFPATACIKIAGYYDETGETITVRGCALDSGTLTTDTEIIRMSHCGKFYYDDKYVHGCLQSCSDADACNSAKRHGHHAADLESLMRHLLSLAVLFLAVAR from the exons ATGGCGGCGTCCAGCTCAATTATGGAAACCGTCGCCATTTTGGCCCTGCTCCTTGGCCTATTTATCCGGAGTG GCTACTGCATAGACTGCTTCAAGTGCGTGTCCTATAATGGAGCGAATAAAGCCTGCGACGATCCGTTCCACAACAACTACTCCACGGCCATCCTCGAGTCGCCCTGCATGGGAGGACGAAAGGGCCGTGATGGCCTGTTTCCGGCCACCGCCTGCATCAAGATCGCCGGCTATTACG ATGAAACCGGTGAGACGATAACGGTGAGGGGTTGCGCCCTGGACAGCGGCACCCTGACCACCGACACCGAAATAATAAGGATGTCGCATTGCGGAAAGTTCTACTACGATGATAA GTACGTGCACGGATGTCTGCAGAGCTGCAGCGACGCGGATGCCTGTAACTCGGCCAAGAGGCACGGACACCACGCCGCGGACCTGGAGTCGCTCATGCGGCACCTGCTCAGCCTGGCTGTGCTTTTCTTGGCTGTCGCCAGGTAG
- the LOC108128855 gene encoding natterin-3, giving the protein MDGHNWLHFSHGAIPQAAVVAGHDSDGDTIFIGRAFYCNDMLPAKIIPNKGKAYVAYANQEVELENYEVLSGSNYEWLPAENGEVPPGAVKVGKNVDGETLYAGRGYHAGSLTVGKVHPSHGCLYIPYDSEEVKIFAYEVLSRLREAR; this is encoded by the exons ATGGACG GACACAATTGGCTTCACTTTAGCCACGGGGCTATTCCCCAGGcagctgttgttgctggcCATGATTCCGACGGTGACACCATCTTCATCGGCCGTGCCTTCTACTGCAACGATATGTTGCCGGCCAAGATCATTCCCAACAAGGGCAAGGCCTACGTGGCCTACGCCAATCAGGAGGTGGAGCTGGAGAACTACGAGGTGCTGAGCGGATCCAACTACGAGTGGCTGCCGGCCGAGAACGGCGAGGTTCCTCCCGGAGCCGTCAAGGTGGGCAAGAACGTCGATGGCGAGACCCTCTACGCCGGAAGGGGCTACCACGCCGGCAGTCTGACTGTCGGCAAGGTGCACCCATCCCACGGCTGCCTCTACATTCCGTACGACTCCGAGGAGGTGAAGATCTTCGCCTACGAAGTTCTGTCCCGTCTGAGGGAGGCGCGATAA